The window ACTTGATAATTTATTGAACTGGGCGAAATCTCAAACGGGAGAACTCAATATTAAGTCAGAAAAGATTAGTTTATCCAAAACAATTGAGCAAGTAATTTCACTTGAAAACAAGCTTGCAGCAACTAAAGAGATATTACTAAAATATAAGTGTTTAGATGAAATTAAAATTTGCACAGATCAAAATATATTAAAAATTGTACTCAGAAATTTGATTTCAAATGCCATTAAATTCACAAAGAACGGTGGAAAAATTAATGTTGTTTCAGCTAAAAGGGAAGGTGGGATTGAGATTTCTATTGAAGATGATGGAGTTGGAATGAGTAAGAAAACAGTAGAAAATCTATTTGATATTTACAGAACTAAAACATTGCTTGGTACCGCGAATGAGGTAGGGACAGGTCTAGGTTTAGCACTAAGTAAAGAATTTGTAAACAAATTGGGTGGTGAGATATCGGTTATTAGTGAAGTAGGAAAAGGAAGTAAATTTACTATTTTTTTACCTTTTAAATTAAACAATAGTGAGTAATAGTTACCATAACGGCCCGGTGGTTTTAGCATCAATAACTTCGAAAATCATAAATAAACATTGACATATGTCCATAACTAAGGATGCCGAATTAATCGGTATGAAAAAAATAAGTGAGGTTGTAGGGATTACACTTAAATTAATGAGAGCCTATGCAAAAATAGGGATGTCTACCAAAGACCTGGATCAGTATGGTGGAGAAATCCTAAAAAGCTTTGGCGCAAAATCTGCCCCATATGAAACCTATAACTTTCCGGGGTATACTTGTATAAGTGTCAACCATGAAATAGCTCACGGCCTTCCTTCGTCGGACAAAATATTAGCTGAAGGAGATTTAATAAATGTGGATGTATCCGCCGAGTTAAATGGATTTTGGGCAGATAATGGAGGATCTTTTATTATTGGAAAAGATGTTTACAACCATCAACCTTTGGTTAATGCTTCCGAAACAATTTTACGAAAGGCCATCAATAGTATTAAAGGGGGGGTGAAAATAGCTGATTTAGGATATTTGATTGAAAATGAGGCCAAACAAAGAGGGTTTAAGGTGATAAAAAACTTGGCAGGACATGGTGTGGGGGCTAGTTTACACGAAGAGCCTGAAGATATTTTAAACTATAGGGTGAAAAGTAATCGGAATCGATTCAAGAAAAATACAACTGTAGCCATTGAAACATTTATTTCCACCAAATCTACCTATGCCGTGGAATTAATGGATGGCTGGACTTTGGTTGGAAATAAGGGAGGTTATGTTACCCAGCACGAACATACCATTCTCATTACTGAAAATGAACCTTTGGTGCTTACGGCGGATAACGGATTTTGGGTATAAAGAAAATGGTCTTTATAGATTATTATCTGTATGTTGGCTGTTTGCAAGAGGTCTTCGGAAATAGGAATATTCTATTCGAATTTCAAACTTTTATTAATAAATAATGTATTTTAAAAATAGTTTAACTTTGCTTTTGTTTATAGTGCTTTTCACGCACCAAACAGAAGGCCAAGAAAGTATTTTAAAAGCGCTTAAATCTCCTGTTATTTTAAAAGGTAACGATTCTATAGCATATAGAGATCCTGCAATTTTGTTTCATCAGAATGTATTCTATCTGTTTTATACTTTGGTAAAGGCTGAGGAAGGGTTGATTTATTCCTATACAGCCATTAGCAAATCTAAAGATTTGATTCACTGGAGCCCGGGTGAAATTATTACACCTAAAGGTCAACATTTTAATTTTTGTAGTCCGGGAAATGTGATTCGATTCAATGATGAATGGGTGCTTAGCTTACAAACTTATCCTAGACCAGGTTTAGGTGTAAATGATCCTGTCACGTATGGAACTTCAGAAGCACGAATTTATACCATGAGGAGCAAGGATTTGAAAAGCTGGACTGAGCCTGAGCTGCTAAAAGTGAAGGGGCTCAAGGTAGAGCAAGAAGATATGGGAAGAATGATCGATCCATACCTTGTTGAAGACAAGGATGAAAAAGGTAAATGGTGGTGCTTTTATAAGCAAAATGGGGTAAGCATGTCCTATTCCTATGATTTGAATAACTGGACTTATTGCTGTCATACCAGTTCAGGTGAAAATGTAACAGTTCTTACTGAAAATAATGAATACCTTTTGTTTCATTCTCCTGAAAATGGTATCCATATCAAACGTTCTTCCAATTTAAAAGATTGGAAAGATTGGGGGGATTTGATCGTTTTGGGACAAGACCAATGGCAATGGGCCAAAGGAAGAATTACTGCCGGAACGGTGGTTAATTTAAGGCGAAACCCAAAGTATGGTAAATATCTTATGTTTTTTCATGGTTCAGGCCCTAAAACAGAGGAGGAAGGAGATTTTGATAAAAATGCTTCAATAGGAATTGCTTGGAGTGATGATTTGATAAATTGGGAGTGGCCCGGAAAATAACCAATCTCTGTAGCTTAATGAATTAGAGGCAATCTAATGGATTAAATAAGCAAATGAAGAAATCACGAAGAAATTTTTTCTCTAAAATTAGCTTAATGGGCTTCGCAGGCTTAACATTTCCGGCTATTCTTTCTGGTAATGACAGAAAAAATTTCACCCTATTAAAAGAAAATGAAAAAGGTTTAACCATCCTCTTCCAAGGAGACTCAATCACTGATGGAGCGAGATCAAGAAACGAAGACTGGAATCACGTTATGGGACATGGTTATGCCTACCTTATTTCTAGTCGCCTATGGTTCGACTACCCTAAAAAAAAATTAATGTTTTATAATAGGGGGATTAGTGGAAATAAAGTAAAAGACCTTTTAAATCGCTGGCAAGAAGATACCATCGATTTAAAGCCTGATTTATTAAGTATTTTAATTGGAGTAAATGATGTGTCAAGAATTATTGCCAATGAATATACTTTAGAGGAATGGAAGGAGGATTATAAAACCTTGATTAAAAAAACAAAAGCGGAACTCCCCAATACAATAATATTTTTATGTGAACCTTTTTTATTGATAGATGATTGGTCTAGGGTGAAAAAATTGCAGTGGGAAGAGGTGATGAACAAAATGCAGTCAATTATTAGACAGCTAGCCGACCATTATAAATGTGTTCATATAGCATTACAGGAACCTTTTAATAATTCTCTTAAAAAGACATCGGCAAAATACTGGGTTTGGGATGGGTTACATCCCATGCCTGCCGGACATGAATTAATAGCACGAATTTGGATAAATGAGGCACGTAATCATTTGAGTTTTTTTGAAAAGTAGTATTGGTTAGTGTAGATAAGCTAGTCTATGAGAACAATTGGTCGAATAGATTTTCTTTAATCTAAGTATAGTAGCAATCCAGAAGCCCAATGCTTGGAATCACCTTGGTATCAACCATAATTAAGGATTGTATTCAATTTTTCGCAAATAAGTTTTTTTTTGTTTTAAAAGTCCTATCAAAAAGTTTGTTTTAATTTCAAAATGGTATTGCTGGCTTTTGGCTTTAAGAGTATATATAGAATAACACTGAAATCAGCCAATTAGACAGTCCCGGATTGGTTTGTACAAATAGGGTAGCTTTCAAAGATGCTTTTTATTTTTCTTATGTAACAAAAGTCCCTGAATAGGAAATCAAGATTTTGCACCTTTACACTATCCAACAGAGACAAATATTGTTTTGTAGGGTTAGTTAACAAATTTAATTTATAAAGATGTACTATCACTATTAAAATAAGTTTCCCCCCGGATTATCCAGTAAAGTTTGTAATAGACTGTTGATTGAATATCTCGGGTTTAACTACCATTAAGCTGTATGGCCTAATGGTTTGTGGGTCTAGGTTGATTTATATGAGGACAATTTAAAAATGAATTAAAATGGATATTAATAAGTTAATTAAGGAAAATAGAGGTACAATAATAGATGTTAGAACTCCAATGGAATTTAGTGGTGGCAATGCAGAAGGTTCAATAAATGTGCCCTTACAAGAGCTTGAAAGCAGAAAAGAGGAACTCGAATTATTGAAAAAACCCTTAATTTTGTGTTGCGCTAGTGGGGGAAGGAGTGGACAAGCTACCCAATTCTTGAAACAACAGGGAATAGAATGTTATAATGGGGGATCTTGGTTGGAAGTTAATTACTACCAAACACAAACTGCTTAATTCAATGTTAAACACAATCAAAAAATTATTCGGTTTTGGTCCTAAAATTAATTTTGCCGAAGTAATGAATAGCGGTGCTGTTATCATTGATGTTCGGACTAAGAAGGAGTTTCAGGAAGGACACATAATAAAGTCAACCAACATCCCTTTAGATACGTTAAGTAATCATCTGAGCAGATTGAAAGATAAAAACCAGCCGATAATCACATGCTGTGCTAGTGGAATGAGAAGTGCCTCGGCCAAAAGGATTCTGAAAGCCGGCGGCTATAAGGTAGTATACAATGGGGGTGCTTGGAACAGTTTGCAAAGTAAAATTTAGTATTGATTTTTAAATATAAACCAAAATGAAAAAAACAAATCAAATTGGACTTGATGTTGCTAAAAGTAAATCCCTTGCTGAAGGGCTTAATAATTTGCTCGCAGATTATATGATGTTCTACCAAAATACCAGAGGGCTACATTGGAATATAAAAGGCGAGAAGTTTTTTGAACTGCATATGAAGTACGAAGAATTGTACAATGATCTATTAGTTAAGGTAGATGAAGTTGCAGAGAGAATTCTGACACTGGGAGCGACTCCTCTACATACTTTTGATGACTATAAGAAAGTAGCTAAAATCAAAAGTGTTAGTAATGTTTCTGATGGAAGCGAAGGTGTGCAGAGTATATTGGAAGCATTTGAAACCATTATTTTAAGACAGCGAGAACTGTTGGCTCTTTCCGCAGATGCAGAAGATGAAGGTACCAATGCCTTAATGAGTGATTATATCAGCGAACAAGAGAAATTGGTTTGGATGTACTCATCCTTCTTGAATAAATAAGCCATCCTTTATTTAAGTAAGCCCATTAATTTTTCCTATCCAAAGAAAATTAAAGATTACTTTAAATTTAATGAAAGCTTCCCGATTATTGTTTTCAGCAAAATTGGGAAGCTTTTTGGTTGATAACTGTTTCTAATTTAAACCCTGATTATGTTATGGGATTTTAATCTGTGGCCCATCCCAGTGACTGATTTTGAGTTTTTTTAAAATAGGTTGTCAAAAGCTTATTTCAGGTAAAACCGAGTAACTTAGATTTTGAAATCAAAACCCAAACTTTTTTTAGCTTTAAAAATCAAATTATATAGCTATCTTTTTACAAAATGATCATGCTCACCATTAAGTAATGTGAAAATTATCTTGATTTATTATAGCTGCTTATGAATGAAATTGTGAAGCAAATTAGAAAGGACTTGTCCTTATTAGGAATTAAAAAAGGAGATCACGTATTGGTGCATGCTTCCCTAAATTCCGTTGGAAAGTTTCCATATCGAGCAAATATTATAGTTCAGGCTTTTTTGGATCAAATAGGAGAAGAGGGAACTCTTTTGATGCCCAGTTTATCCTACAAAACCGTAAATAAGGCACAGCCTGTTTTTGATGAGTTGAACACAGCTTCTTGTGTAGGAGCCTTAACGGAGTTCTTTAGAACATATCCAGGTGTTAAGCGAAGTATTCATCCAACCCATTCTGTATGTGGTATTGGAAGTAAATCAGATTTCCTTTTGAAAGATCATCTCTTGGATGAGACACCCTGTGGTCCCTGTTCACCTTTTGCCAGGCTACCACAGATAGGTGGAAAAGTATTGTTTTTGGGTTGTGGCAGCAAACCCAATACTTCCATGCATGCGGTTGAAGAGCAAATCATTCCACCCTATTTATTTGGAGAAAAGGTCTCACATATGCTGCAATTATCAAATGGAAATGCGATAAAGAAAACCTACCAAAGACATGGGTTTAAAGGTTATGAGCAACGCTATGATCGCTTATTAGATGTTCTTGAACCTGCCGAGTACAGAACGGGTAAGATTTTGGAGGCCAAAAGCATTGTAATGATGGCTTCGGCAATATGGGAAAAAGGGATCAAGTATTTGAAACAAGATCCCTTTTATTTTATTGATAGGGCCAATTAATTATTGGCTGGTGTGTGCATGACAGCCACATCCGCTCTGCATATAAGTTTGTATACTTTCATGCCAAGGGAATGCTTCATGAAAAAGGCTGTTTTCCCAATAGAAAGGTTGACGCTTTTTTGCTTCATTTCCTATTTCATCCATAGTATTTGACTTATAGAGCCTTCCATTGATCATGGTGTGTGAAATTGAACTTGAATTTCGGATATCTTCCAGAGGGTTTTTGTCCAAAATTATGATGTCGGCTAATTTCCCTGCTTTAATTGATCCAATGTCCTTACTCATGCCTATATAAGCTGCTCCGTTTATGGTGGCCGCTTGTAAGGCTTCATGGTTTGACATTCCCCCTTGTACAAGGCTCCAAAGTTCCCAATGTGCACCCAAACCTTGCAGTTGACCATGAGCACCCAAGTTTATTTTTACCCCATTCTTAGCAAGTGAATTTACCTGCTTTGAAGTTAGTATATGGCCATTTTCATATTCCTCATCCGGAGCCATGTTGCGATGTCTGGATCGAGCATCCACTAGACCTCTTGGTGTAAATTGCAATAGTTTGTCATCTTCCCATACATTTGATTTTTGATACCAGTAATTTTCTCCATTGAGACCTCCATAATTAACAATGAGGGTAGGTGTATAACCCACCTTGGTTCTTTTCCAAAATTCTATCACATCATTGTAAACCGGAGCAATTGGAATATTATGCTCTATTCCTGTGTGACCATCTTGCACCATAGATAAGTTGTGAAATAATGTGGAGCCTCCTTCAGGGACCACATTGACACCTAATTCTCTTGCAGCTTGCAGTACCTGCTGTCTTTGATCTCTTCTCGGCTGATTATATGACTTTACAGCTGTGGCGCCAAATGCTCTGGTGCGTCTAATGGAGGATTTAGCATCTTCTAGTTTATTGATCACTGCCTTAAAATCACCATCAGCCCCATATAGAATAAAACCTGTACTGAACACTCTTGGTCCTACTAATTTACCACTTTTTATCATTTCTGATAATGTAAATACCGTTTCACTGTTGGCTGAGGGATCATGTGAGGTTGTTACACCATAAGCAAGGTTGGCATACAATTGCCAGTTTTGTTGTACAGTCAGCCCATCTCTAAAAGCACCAATATGAGCATGTGCATCTACCATTCCCGGCATTATGGTTTTACCCTTCATGTTATAAACCAGGGCATTCTTAGGAATGTCGACTTCTCCACTTTTTCCTACAGAAAGGATTTTAGCTCCCTCAATTACCAAAGTGCCATTTGTGATGATTTCCTCTCCTTCCATGGTAATTATAGTAGCTCCGGTAAAAGCTATGGATCCTTTGGGTTGATCTACCTTTGCAGTAAGACCTATTTCAAGGCCTCCATTTTCAATGTCAGTTTCTATTTTATTCTCAGTTAGAAAATGAAACTTGTCGACCAAATTTGAGCTATAGTATTTGTCACCTAAAACCCAATGTACTTTTTCACTATTCTTTGACCAGTGTAAGTACAGTCCTGCATCTTTATCCAAGGTTGCCACCGGAACAAATTTGCTGTTGTTGTCTAGGTTGATCTTTTGGCCATTAAGTACCAATGGGGCCACGTAAGCTTTGTGCAGATGAATAAACGCTACCCATTTATTATCTGGGCTTGGAACCAAGCGATTGCCATATTTAGATGCTACATGGGTTTGTTCATCTTCTCCATTTAAGTTGATTGATTTTAAGTTTTTTGTCAGGTTTCCAAAAAACTTTCCTCCGGATTGGAAGAAAATTCTTTTTCCATCTTTAGTGAAGCTAGGGAAATCTCCCGATACATTTAAATAATTTTCTTGACTTGTTTTTAAATTTAAAAGGTATAAACCTGGGTTCTTTGCAAAGGTCCTTCCCTGGTCCAAATTTCCGCCTTCTTTTTTGTAAACCAAAGTATTACCATCCGGTGAATAGCTTGGAGTTCTATAAATACCTTTTTCTTTTGTTAGCGGTGAGATTTTCTTGCTGCTTAGGTCAATTTCCAATATGGCTCCTTTATTCAGATCATTCCAGGTTACAAATGCAATTTTTTTACCATCAGGGGAAAAAGAGGGGTCAGCTTCAAAATCCTCACCATTCGTTAACCTTTTAGGTTTTCCGTTGGGTAAATTTTTAGTCCAAATATAGCCCAAAGCCCTAAAAACAATGCTTTGACCGTCAGGAGAGGTGCTTACGTCTCTTATCATCTTAGCGGTAAACTCTTCACGCTCAATTCGATGGTCAAAATGAACCCATTTGGCCAATGGCATATTCACATCCACAGAAAAGGGTACAATGCTTTGGTAGCGTGTAGCGATATCAATTCTGTGGATTTTACCTTTTGCCCAAATAACCAATTCGTCACCTTCAGGTAACCAAGCAAAACCCGGATATACACCAAAAATAGCCCAAGCGGTTTGCTGGTCCTTGTTTAACTGGTCATAAACCGGCCACTCTTCACCTGTCTTAAGATCATGGATGTACAATACTGTCTTCGTTCTTACCCGTTTAATAAACGCTAGCTTGCTTCCATCAGGAGAGATTTGTGGTCTTGCTGCTCCACCGGGTCCCCCAGTGATGGTTTTTATTTCTCCGGTTTGAAAATCATACCTCTTGATCACATAAATTTGTCCATTGGGGTCTCTATTGTATTGAAAGCTTCCTCCTGGAGCCATGTCTTCACTGTAATACAAATATTTACCATCCGAAGAAATAGAAGGTTCATTGACATCCTGTTGATCATTTTTTCTTTTGGTAAGTTGTAGGCCTGTTCCTCCTGAAATATGATATTGCCACATTTCTCCCGCACCTAAAGATCTTCCTGAAGTGAAATGTTTTCGAGCAATTAAAAAATTTCCATCAGGCATCCAATCTGCATTGTTTAACAAACGGAAAGATTCCTTGGTAATTTGTTTGGCTTCAGTTCCATCCGCTTTCATTATCCAAATATTGTCTCCCCCTCCGGCATCTGAGGTAAAGGAAATCCATTTTCCGTCCGGACTGAATCTTGGCTGTACCTCAAAAGGCATTCCTGTTCTCAAGACTGTTGCTTTACCTCCTTTAATTGGAATGGAATAAATATCTCCAAGCAGATCAAACACAATGGTGCTACCATCTGGGCTCACGTCCAGATTCATCCAGGTTCCTTCATCAGTAGTGAAATTTATCCAGTCAAAATCCCAATCTCCATTTGGCCTTGAAACATCCCAATTTGCCTCCTCCTCCTGAGCCATTGCAACTCCTGAAATGGTCAATGCTACCATAAAGAATTTGAAAAACTTATGCATAACTTTTGTTTTTTTATTTACTTAAATAAAGTTAAAGGCAAAAATAGGAATAACTTAGAGAAGCACTAACAATTTAAGCTTAGACTAGTTGATATAAGTATGACTTTAAAAAGAAAGAAAGTTTTAGCCATAGCAGGGGCAACCGGTTATATAGGCAGGTGGTTTATGGACAGATTCAAAGATTACTACCATATTATTGGTTTAAGTAGGAAAGAGGTAGTTGAAAACCCTTTGAAAGAAATTGAATGGAGGCAAGTAGAACTGTACTCTATTTCCTCTACGACAGAGGCTCTCCAAGGTGTGGACTATGCCATTTATTTAGTGCACTCAATGAATGCAACTACCAGGCTTAATCAAGGAAGTTTTGAGGATACAGACCTCCTTCTAGCCGATAATTTTGCACGAGCTGCTACAGCCAATGCGGTGGAGCAAATCATATATCTAGGGGGGATTTTGCCTAAAGGAGAACCCGAAGAAGAATGGTCACTCCATTTGAAAAGCCGTCTGGAAGTAGAGAAAACCTTATCCACCGGATCAGCAGCGCTTACTGCCTTGCGTGCAAGTATAATTGTGGGGCCAGGAGGTTCTTCCTTTGACATGATCAAAAATCTCGTAAAAAAACTGCCTGTAATGGTTTGCCCAAAATGGACAGAATCCAATACACAACCTATCTCTCTTAGAGACACCCTTACCATTATTGATTCTTGCCTAGGAAATGAAGCAGTGTATGACAAGGCCATAGAAATTGGGAACCCAGAAGTGATGAGTTATAAGGAAATGCTAATCCGCACATCAAAAGTAATGGGAAAGAAAAGGTGGATTTTCTCGGTACCTTTTTTCTCTCCAGGCCTATCAAAACTATGGGTAGGCTATTTTGGAGAAAGCCCTTCTCAATTGGTTTCACCATTGGTGGAAAGCTTGAAACATACCATGACGGTGTCGCAAGAATTGTCATTTAAGCAAAAGAATATTTCCTACCAGAGTTATGATGAAGCAGTGAAAATAGCCTTACAATCAAAAGAAGAGCCTGTTCTACCTAAGTTTAGGTCACTAAAAACCCAGAAAAATACAGTTAGAAGTATACAAAGAATGGCCAATTTACGAGGTAGAAGTGCTTTTTGGGCTGCGAATAGGTACAAGGTTTGGTTGCCCACGTTCTTCAAATCTATAATTAAGGCCAAGGAAGATGAAAAAAAAGTAATAAGTTTTTATTTGTTTTCTATCAAAAAACCAATGTTACAGTTGTCTTGGGTTAAGGACAGAAGCGATAAAAAGAGACAATTATTTTATATTACAGGAGGCTATTTAGTGAGCAGAGCCAATTATGGTTGGCTAGAATTCAGAGAGGTCTTAGACGGTAAATACATTATTTCCGCCATACATGAATTTGTTCCTAAGATTCCTTGGTTGATTTATGTAAATACGCAAGCAAGGCTTCATCTATGGGTAATGAATAGGTATGCCAAATACCTTAATGCGGTAGGTAGAAGAAAAAGCACTGTTAAATAATCATTGAAAACAGTAAGCGCTTTATGAGTAATCGTTATATAAAAAAAGATCGTAATTTAGGTAGTGATCGTAGCAAAATCAGTTTCCTCGGAATTTCGGCATAGCCTCTCCAGGGAAAATTTGTCTGCCAAAATATGGGATTGAATAGGGTGACTAAGGGATTGATTTTGAGGATGAAATAATGATTAAATTATTTTAGAAGTTTAGTTTAAACTCATGAAAATTGAACTAAAAAAAATCCCTGAAATTTTCAGGGATTTTAAATTAATATCAGAAAAAATTAAAGAATTAAGCCTTAAGCTTAGGTTCCCATCCTTTTTCATATTCTCTTTTCCAAAGTGCTTTACCTTTTTTACTGTTGGTAATGTGACCATTCGAAGAGTCACAGGTAAGTACTTCGCCTGTTCTTGAAGCGATATTGGCCAAGTGGCAAAGCA of the Cyclobacterium marinum DSM 745 genome contains:
- the map gene encoding type I methionyl aminopeptidase — its product is MSITKDAELIGMKKISEVVGITLKLMRAYAKIGMSTKDLDQYGGEILKSFGAKSAPYETYNFPGYTCISVNHEIAHGLPSSDKILAEGDLINVDVSAELNGFWADNGGSFIIGKDVYNHQPLVNASETILRKAINSIKGGVKIADLGYLIENEAKQRGFKVIKNLAGHGVGASLHEEPEDILNYRVKSNRNRFKKNTTVAIETFISTKSTYAVELMDGWTLVGNKGGYVTQHEHTILITENEPLVLTADNGFWV
- a CDS encoding glycoside hydrolase family protein; translation: MYFKNSLTLLLFIVLFTHQTEGQESILKALKSPVILKGNDSIAYRDPAILFHQNVFYLFYTLVKAEEGLIYSYTAISKSKDLIHWSPGEIITPKGQHFNFCSPGNVIRFNDEWVLSLQTYPRPGLGVNDPVTYGTSEARIYTMRSKDLKSWTEPELLKVKGLKVEQEDMGRMIDPYLVEDKDEKGKWWCFYKQNGVSMSYSYDLNNWTYCCHTSSGENVTVLTENNEYLLFHSPENGIHIKRSSNLKDWKDWGDLIVLGQDQWQWAKGRITAGTVVNLRRNPKYGKYLMFFHGSGPKTEEEGDFDKNASIGIAWSDDLINWEWPGK
- a CDS encoding SGNH/GDSL hydrolase family protein, coding for MKKSRRNFFSKISLMGFAGLTFPAILSGNDRKNFTLLKENEKGLTILFQGDSITDGARSRNEDWNHVMGHGYAYLISSRLWFDYPKKKLMFYNRGISGNKVKDLLNRWQEDTIDLKPDLLSILIGVNDVSRIIANEYTLEEWKEDYKTLIKKTKAELPNTIIFLCEPFLLIDDWSRVKKLQWEEVMNKMQSIIRQLADHYKCVHIALQEPFNNSLKKTSAKYWVWDGLHPMPAGHELIARIWINEARNHLSFFEK
- a CDS encoding rhodanese-like domain-containing protein, which encodes MDINKLIKENRGTIIDVRTPMEFSGGNAEGSINVPLQELESRKEELELLKKPLILCCASGGRSGQATQFLKQQGIECYNGGSWLEVNYYQTQTA
- a CDS encoding rhodanese-like domain-containing protein; amino-acid sequence: MLNTIKKLFGFGPKINFAEVMNSGAVIIDVRTKKEFQEGHIIKSTNIPLDTLSNHLSRLKDKNQPIITCCASGMRSASAKRILKAGGYKVVYNGGAWNSLQSKI
- a CDS encoding Dps family protein is translated as MKKTNQIGLDVAKSKSLAEGLNNLLADYMMFYQNTRGLHWNIKGEKFFELHMKYEELYNDLLVKVDEVAERILTLGATPLHTFDDYKKVAKIKSVSNVSDGSEGVQSILEAFETIILRQRELLALSADAEDEGTNALMSDYISEQEKLVWMYSSFLNK
- a CDS encoding AAC(3) family N-acetyltransferase, encoding MNEIVKQIRKDLSLLGIKKGDHVLVHASLNSVGKFPYRANIIVQAFLDQIGEEGTLLMPSLSYKTVNKAQPVFDELNTASCVGALTEFFRTYPGVKRSIHPTHSVCGIGSKSDFLLKDHLLDETPCGPCSPFARLPQIGGKVLFLGCGSKPNTSMHAVEEQIIPPYLFGEKVSHMLQLSNGNAIKKTYQRHGFKGYEQRYDRLLDVLEPAEYRTGKILEAKSIVMMASAIWEKGIKYLKQDPFYFIDRAN
- a CDS encoding amidohydrolase family protein, with the translated sequence MHKFFKFFMVALTISGVAMAQEEEANWDVSRPNGDWDFDWINFTTDEGTWMNLDVSPDGSTIVFDLLGDIYSIPIKGGKATVLRTGMPFEVQPRFSPDGKWISFTSDAGGGDNIWIMKADGTEAKQITKESFRLLNNADWMPDGNFLIARKHFTSGRSLGAGEMWQYHISGGTGLQLTKRKNDQQDVNEPSISSDGKYLYYSEDMAPGGSFQYNRDPNGQIYVIKRYDFQTGEIKTITGGPGGAARPQISPDGSKLAFIKRVRTKTVLYIHDLKTGEEWPVYDQLNKDQQTAWAIFGVYPGFAWLPEGDELVIWAKGKIHRIDIATRYQSIVPFSVDVNMPLAKWVHFDHRIEREEFTAKMIRDVSTSPDGQSIVFRALGYIWTKNLPNGKPKRLTNGEDFEADPSFSPDGKKIAFVTWNDLNKGAILEIDLSSKKISPLTKEKGIYRTPSYSPDGNTLVYKKEGGNLDQGRTFAKNPGLYLLNLKTSQENYLNVSGDFPSFTKDGKRIFFQSGGKFFGNLTKNLKSINLNGEDEQTHVASKYGNRLVPSPDNKWVAFIHLHKAYVAPLVLNGQKINLDNNSKFVPVATLDKDAGLYLHWSKNSEKVHWVLGDKYYSSNLVDKFHFLTENKIETDIENGGLEIGLTAKVDQPKGSIAFTGATIITMEGEEIITNGTLVIEGAKILSVGKSGEVDIPKNALVYNMKGKTIMPGMVDAHAHIGAFRDGLTVQQNWQLYANLAYGVTTSHDPSANSETVFTLSEMIKSGKLVGPRVFSTGFILYGADGDFKAVINKLEDAKSSIRRTRAFGATAVKSYNQPRRDQRQQVLQAARELGVNVVPEGGSTLFHNLSMVQDGHTGIEHNIPIAPVYNDVIEFWKRTKVGYTPTLIVNYGGLNGENYWYQKSNVWEDDKLLQFTPRGLVDARSRHRNMAPDEEYENGHILTSKQVNSLAKNGVKINLGAHGQLQGLGAHWELWSLVQGGMSNHEALQAATINGAAYIGMSKDIGSIKAGKLADIIILDKNPLEDIRNSSSISHTMINGRLYKSNTMDEIGNEAKKRQPFYWENSLFHEAFPWHESIQTYMQSGCGCHAHTSQ
- a CDS encoding NAD-dependent epimerase/dehydratase family protein, with amino-acid sequence MTLKRKKVLAIAGATGYIGRWFMDRFKDYYHIIGLSRKEVVENPLKEIEWRQVELYSISSTTEALQGVDYAIYLVHSMNATTRLNQGSFEDTDLLLADNFARAATANAVEQIIYLGGILPKGEPEEEWSLHLKSRLEVEKTLSTGSAALTALRASIIVGPGGSSFDMIKNLVKKLPVMVCPKWTESNTQPISLRDTLTIIDSCLGNEAVYDKAIEIGNPEVMSYKEMLIRTSKVMGKKRWIFSVPFFSPGLSKLWVGYFGESPSQLVSPLVESLKHTMTVSQELSFKQKNISYQSYDEAVKIALQSKEEPVLPKFRSLKTQKNTVRSIQRMANLRGRSAFWAANRYKVWLPTFFKSIIKAKEDEKKVISFYLFSIKKPMLQLSWVKDRSDKKRQLFYITGGYLVSRANYGWLEFREVLDGKYIISAIHEFVPKIPWLIYVNTQARLHLWVMNRYAKYLNAVGRRKSTVK